In the Deinococcus ficus genome, one interval contains:
- a CDS encoding sensor histidine kinase: MTLRWRLTVFYTALLTVLLSLVALAALILMRGSLVAGVDRQLQDTYVSLVRLAPSLNLHDPDRLDREANGEVVISRYQFPDSFIQIEELAFYDLPTLATDLQNATTPTMRGQLFKYLRDIQAVSRITIATDPDHPIELTDAQLAALIEAPDGQLKLNLPVRERFRDTPTPMRVLVRLEPLQLKSAALGSDPTLAVTYVARSLGGINNTLTNLQNVLLLLCAIGAVSAGTGAYLLAGQALGPLRLVRRAAERIGGENLTERVPVPATGDEVEALAQALNGMLGRLEQSFEAQRRFTSDASHELRTPVTAISGHASYLLRRTNPTGQQAESLKIIQSESERLTNLIASLLQLARSDSGALVLNRAPIFSGLFLREIARELAPLAQAQQTTLDVSGDDLPFEGDPDRLKQVIINLVGNALKAGARTVTLGSTLDAAGQQMHLSVQDDGPGIPADQLERLFDRFYRLEDSRSRDQGGAGLGLSIAKGIVDAHGGRIWLESDLGQGTTAHVQLPIGNVPVLDDDDVP; this comes from the coding sequence GTGACCCTGCGCTGGCGGCTCACGGTGTTCTACACGGCGCTCCTGACCGTGCTGCTGTCCCTGGTCGCGCTGGCCGCCCTGATCCTGATGCGCGGCAGCCTGGTGGCCGGCGTGGACCGGCAGCTGCAGGACACCTACGTCAGCCTGGTGCGCCTCGCGCCCAGCCTGAACCTGCACGACCCCGACCGGCTGGACCGCGAGGCGAACGGCGAGGTCGTGATCTCCCGCTACCAGTTCCCGGACTCGTTCATCCAGATCGAGGAACTCGCCTTCTACGACCTGCCCACCCTGGCCACCGACCTGCAGAACGCGACCACGCCGACCATGCGGGGCCAGCTGTTCAAGTACCTGCGCGACATCCAGGCGGTCAGCCGCATCACCATCGCCACCGACCCCGACCACCCCATCGAACTGACCGACGCGCAACTCGCCGCGCTGATCGAGGCGCCCGACGGGCAGCTGAAGCTCAACCTGCCGGTCCGGGAACGCTTCCGGGACACCCCCACGCCCATGCGGGTCCTGGTGCGCCTGGAACCCCTGCAGCTGAAGTCCGCGGCCCTGGGCAGCGATCCCACCCTGGCGGTCACCTACGTGGCCCGCAGCCTGGGCGGAATCAACAACACCCTCACCAACCTTCAGAACGTGCTGCTGCTGCTGTGCGCCATCGGGGCCGTGAGTGCCGGGACCGGCGCCTACCTGCTCGCCGGGCAGGCCCTGGGACCTCTGCGGCTGGTGCGGCGCGCCGCCGAACGCATCGGCGGGGAGAACCTCACCGAGCGCGTCCCGGTGCCCGCCACCGGCGACGAGGTCGAGGCCCTCGCGCAGGCGCTGAACGGCATGCTGGGCCGCCTGGAACAGAGCTTCGAGGCGCAGCGCCGCTTCACCAGCGACGCCAGCCACGAACTGCGCACCCCCGTCACCGCGATCAGCGGGCATGCCAGTTACCTGCTGCGCCGCACCAACCCCACCGGCCAGCAGGCCGAGAGCCTGAAGATCATCCAGAGCGAATCCGAACGCCTCACCAACCTGATCGCCAGCCTGCTGCAACTCGCCCGTTCCGACAGCGGGGCGCTGGTCCTGAACCGCGCGCCCATCTTCTCCGGCCTGTTCCTGCGTGAGATCGCCCGGGAACTCGCGCCGCTCGCCCAGGCCCAGCAGACCACGCTGGATGTCAGCGGTGACGACCTGCCCTTCGAGGGCGACCCGGACCGGCTCAAGCAGGTCATCATCAACCTCGTCGGCAATGCCCTGAAGGCCGGCGCGCGCACCGTGACCCTCGGGAGCACCCTGGACGCCGCCGGCCAGCAGATGCACCTGAGCGTGCAGGACGACGGGCCCGGCATCCCCGCCGATCAGCTTGAGCGCCTCTTCGACCGCTTCTACCGCCTGGAGGACAGCCGCAGCCGCGACCAGGGTGGCGCCGGCCTGGGCCTGAGCATCGCCAAGGGCATCGTGGACGCCCACGGCGGCCGCATCTGGCTGGAAAGCGACCTGGGCCAGGGCACCACCGCCCACG
- a CDS encoding response regulator transcription factor, translating into MERKPLVLVIEDEKDIARFIELELAAEGYATEVAFDGVTGLSKFREVNPDLVILDLMLPVLDGLEVARRIRKTSNTPIIILTAKDGIQDKVEGLDSGADDYLIKPFSIEELLARVRAHLRRVNPAVTGEVRVADLVMNLDGREIFRGGRRVELSAKEFELLELLARNPGKVFSRFEIEEKVWPEYTGGSNVVDVYIGYLRRKLEEGGERRLIHTVRGVGYVLREE; encoded by the coding sequence ATGGAACGCAAACCCCTCGTACTCGTCATTGAGGACGAGAAAGACATCGCCCGCTTCATCGAGCTGGAACTCGCGGCCGAAGGCTACGCCACCGAAGTCGCCTTCGACGGCGTGACCGGCCTGTCCAAATTCCGTGAAGTCAACCCTGACCTCGTGATCCTGGATCTGATGCTGCCCGTCCTGGACGGCCTGGAAGTTGCCCGCCGCATCCGCAAGACCAGCAACACCCCCATCATCATCCTGACCGCCAAGGACGGCATTCAGGACAAGGTCGAGGGCCTGGACTCCGGCGCCGACGACTACCTCATCAAGCCCTTCTCCATCGAGGAACTGCTCGCCCGCGTGCGCGCCCACCTGCGCCGCGTGAACCCCGCCGTGACCGGCGAGGTGCGCGTCGCCGACCTGGTCATGAACCTCGACGGCCGCGAGATCTTCCGCGGCGGCCGGCGCGTGGAACTCTCCGCGAAGGAATTCGAACTGCTGGAACTCCTCGCCCGCAACCCCGGCAAGGTCTTCTCCCGCTTCGAGATCGAGGAGAAGGTCTGGCCCGAGTACACCGGCGGCAGCAACGTCGTGGACGTGTACATCGGTTACCTGCGCCGCAAGCTGGAAGAGGGCGGCGAACGGCGCCTGATCCACACCGTGCGCGGCGTCGGGTACGTCCTGCGCGAGGAATGA
- a CDS encoding adenylate/guanylate cyclase domain-containing protein yields the protein MPERLLPLPAVKVEPTRASLVLVDVVGSTRLAHALELGHYQALMAEFVQVMILSFEAAGGQVLQHQGDAVLALWPEGCERKAVFAALGAHERAARLSLAGYLGVQLQVRVGAAYGEVITGPVGGQMSAYGLPVNYSRRLCDAAAAGQTIVCQDLSGAAQGPWRVVKRPALSLQGFGPDCVGYELVVEEPVVARVAPLRADPVRRRPA from the coding sequence ATGCCTGAGCGTCTTCTCCCTCTTCCTGCTGTCAAAGTCGAACCCACCCGCGCCAGTCTGGTGCTGGTAGACGTGGTGGGGAGTACGCGTCTCGCGCACGCCCTGGAACTCGGGCATTACCAGGCCCTCATGGCGGAATTCGTGCAGGTCATGATCCTCAGCTTCGAGGCGGCCGGCGGGCAGGTGCTGCAACACCAGGGCGACGCCGTGCTGGCGCTGTGGCCGGAAGGCTGCGAGCGCAAGGCCGTGTTCGCCGCACTAGGCGCCCACGAACGCGCCGCGCGCCTGAGCCTGGCCGGGTACCTGGGCGTGCAGCTTCAGGTCCGGGTGGGGGCCGCGTACGGCGAGGTGATCACCGGGCCGGTCGGCGGGCAGATGAGCGCCTACGGTCTGCCGGTGAACTACTCGCGGCGCCTGTGTGACGCGGCGGCGGCCGGGCAGACCATCGTCTGCCAGGACCTGTCGGGCGCGGCGCAGGGGCCCTGGCGGGTCGTGAAGCGCCCGGCGCTGAGCCTGCAGGGCTTCGGGCCGGACTGCGTGGGGTACGAGCTGGTGGTCGAGGAGCCGGTGGTGGCGCGCGTGGCGCCCCTGCGGGCCGACCCGGTCCGGCGCCGCCCGGCCTGA